One Candidatus Hinthialibacter antarcticus genomic window, TTGGCGCGGTTCGATGCGACCGTCTGGCATCGGCCCGACGTTGAATAACAAGTTGCCGTCGCCGCCGATGGTTTGAATTAATGTATGCAGGCATTCTTTGAGCGATTTAATTTCGTCATCAGGCTTCCATGACCACTGTTTGCCGATGGTCATGCAGGTTTCCCAAGGCGTATCGCGATTGAATAGGCCAACCCGTTGCTCCGGCGTACCAAAGTCGCCCGCATATTGAACGCCGTCATTGATGGACATTCCCTCCATGCCTTTGCGCCCGGTGTCGACGCGGTTGTTAATCAACACGCTGGACTGCAACTCACGGCAGAAGTTATTTAACTCGACGCCGCGTTCATGCGTCCAAGGTTTTTCCCACTCGCCGTCAAACCAGAAAACCAAGTACGGCCCGTATTTTTCGATTTGTTCGCGCAATTGGTTTTGGTTGTATTCAACAAAACGGTCGAAATTCGGTTCGCCCCCTTCAGGCGTGTATCCCGCTTGCGCATGGTGCGAATAACCGTAGTCAGGGTTGCGCCAGTCGCAGATGGAAAAGTAGGGGCCAAAAGCGACGCCCTTTTGTTTGCAGGCGTCGGTCAATTCTTTCAAAACGTCGCGGCGAAACGGCGTCGACATGATGTCGTAATCCGTATAGGCCGAATCCCACAAACAAAAGCCGTCGTGATGGCGCGAGGTCAACACCACGTATTTCATGCCTGTATCTTGCGCGACGGAGACCCATTCATCGGCGTCAAACGATTCGGGATTAAAGCGCTTGTACAGTTGGTCATATTCCTGCCAGCGGGTTTTGGTTTCGTTGGTTTCACTGGCGCGGGACCAGCCGATTTCCTTGCCCGTCAGGCTCACCGGCCCCCAGTGAATGAACATGCCGAAGCGCATCTTGCGCCATTCGTCTAAACTTTCAGCGCTTGCAGGAAGAATTTTTGTTTGCGCTGCGTATGAATTTGCGCCGATGGTCAATGCGCCCATTGCGCCTGCGCCGAGTTGTAATGCGGTTCGCCGTTTCATTTGTTGCGATTCCTTCCCGTTAACAATCACGCTTCTTCGTAGGGCTTTGCCGTCTCATCGCCGTATTGCTTTTGCAAGCGATACAATTCATCTTTGAGATGATGTCCGATGACATTGTAATCTTTTTCGCCATAGACGCTGTTCATTTCACGTGGGTCTTTTTCTAAATCAAACAGTTCCCATTCGTCAATCAAATAATAATGAATCAACTTGTAGCGTTGCGTTCGGATGCCGTAATGGCGCTGCACCTGATGCTCCGCCGGAAACTCATGGTAATGATAATAAATCGCGTCGCGCCAATCGTCGGGCGTCTCGCCTTGCAGAATCGGTTTGATGCTGGCGCCTTGCATGTCTGCGGGTATGCTTGCGCCTGCGACATCCAAAAAGGTTTCGGCGAAATCTAGGTTTTGCACCAGGTCGCGGTTTACCGTCCCCCGGTCAATAACGCCAGGCCAACGCGCCACCAGCGGCATCCGCAGTGATTCTTCATACATCCAGCGCTTGTCAAACCAGCCGTGATCGCCCAAATAAAATCCCTGGTCGGAACTATAAATCACCAGCGTGTTCTCGGCCAATCCCGAATCGTCAAGGTAGTCCAAGACGCGGCCAATATTCTCGTCGACGGACGCGATACAGCGCAGGTAGTCTTTCATGTACCGCTGATATTTCCAGCGTACCAGGTCTTTGCCCTTTAGATTCATCTTCTCAAATAATTCATTTTTGGGGCCGTAAGCGGCGTTCCAGGCTTCGAGTTGTTCAGGCGTGAAATTGCGAGGCTGGGTAAATTTCAAATCGTTGGGCGTCAGGTGCCGCGCGACTTCCATTTCCTGGGTCTTAGCGGCGCTGGTGCGGTTTTCATAGTCGTCGAATAAATTGTCTGGTTCATAAAGATCAATGTCATCGTACTTATTTAAATATTTCGGGCCGGGCTGCCAGTTGCGGTGCGGCGCCTTGTGTTGAATCATCGCCATAAAGGGTTTGTCGGGATCACGCTGTTCTTGCATCCAATTCAAAGCGATGTCAGTGATGATGTCCGTTGTGTATCCAGTATGTTTTACTTGGCCTTGAGGCGTACGCATGGGCGGGTTGTAATACGGCCCCTGTCCAATCAAGACGTTCCAGAAGTCGAACCCCGTCGGCTCGGATTTCAAATGCCATTTTCCGATCATGGCGGTTTCGTACCCCGCCTGTTTTAGCAATTTGGGGAACGTCTGTTGGTCGCCGTCGAAGGCTTCCCGATTGGTCAATACGCCGTTCACAAAGCTGTGCTTTCCGGTTTGGATCACAGCGCGGCTGGGCGCGCAAATCGAGTTCGTACAAAAACAATTGTCGAAACGTACGCCTTCATTGGCGATGCGGTCGATGTTGGGCGTGTGATTAATCAGCGAACCATACGCACTGATCGCATGAGACGCATGATCGTCGGTAAATATGAAAACAATGTTTGGACGCTTCGCTGTATCCGCCGAAAACGCCTGCGGCGCGGCGAGCGAGGCGGCGCCGCATCCAAGTAATTTCATAAACTGATTGCGGTTCAATTGCGTATTCATTTAAAACAACCTCCATCGGGTCTATTCGGATCATTTCATAAAATTGAATTCAACATTGCATGTTGCTATAGAAAAAACTTATTTCATCCAAGTTAGATTATGATAGTCTAAAATCATGCCTGCACAACATAATGGCTCCACAACGTAATCAAGCATTTGCTAAATTCTGGCGCCATTGCAATCATGGTTCTACACTTCGATCACCAGCGAAGCATCAAGCCAAATACGACGCCGTGCTTCGTCCAGATTTGGTCCAGATCATAATAGGTATAGCCAACATAGGCGCCGAGTTGATCGCTAAAATAGTGTTGGGCGCGGATTTCAAAAAACGCCGTATCCACCGTCTGCAAGACAGGCCCCGCCGCAATCGCGATCACTTCTTCGCCGATCCCGCCGGACGCTTCGAGAAAACTATCGTCATTCAAATAATAGCGGGCGGTCAGTGCTGTGGTGTTGAGGACGTGATTGCCAGACGTGGTAAACGATTCCGCAACGCGCACATAAAACGGCCCGATGTATTTGCCGAAACCGACGCCGAAAATGTCAACATCATCAGTCGCAAAATTCATCCGCCGATAGTTCGCCGAGACTTCCCAGGTTTCATACAACGACTGAAATACTTCGATGCGAATATCCGTCTGCGGCAAGAAATCCACATCGCTGGCAATTTGAAATGAAAGGTTTCCGTAGGCGCCTTCCCATAAATCCAGATAGCCGTCGAACTTGAGCGCTTCGTCTTCCTGATGGTAGCGATGGTACCGGGTTCCCTGCAACGTGATCGAACCCTGGTCAAACTTACGTTGCACTTCGAGTGAATACTGATGCCAGTCTGAACGCGGCCCGCTCAGCGAATCAAAGGCGTAACGCAGCGCGGCCTGCCATTGGCGTTTTTCATCAATGCGATCAAGAATGGCCTGAACGTCATTCTCAGAAGCGCCGCGTTCTTTCGCAGAGAGCGCATCGGCTTTCGCCAGGTCTTCGTCTCCCATTGCGGCGTACGCTTTCGCTCTTGCGGACAGCGGTTCATACGCGTCAGGATTCAGCGCCGCCCATTTTGAATAGGCTTCGACGGCGGCCTCATATTGCTTCGACCATAAATAGACGTTGCCTAAGGCAGACCAAGCGTCGGCATATTCCGGGACGGCGTCTACGACTTGCACCAAGTCGGATTGCGCATCGCCGTAGCGTTTCATCCACCCATAGAGAATTCCGCGCAGCAACCTGACATCGTGGTTGTCGCTATTTTTGTCCAGCAACTGGCTATAGATAGATTCAGATTCATCATACTGACCCGATGCGGAAAATGCGCGCGCGAGACCAACTTGTGCGTCGTATAAATCCGGCTCCGCCTTAAGCGCACTTTGGTAGAGTTCAATTGCGGCTTGGTACGATTGCGCTTCCATCGCCTGTTTTGCTGATTGAAGTGAGTCAGTCGGTTGAGCGCAAATTACGATAAAGAATAATGTCGCAATCATTTCAGGCTTCCATTCAATGAGATTTCATTCATAAGATGATTTTCATCCAAATACGTTTGACAACAGCCAAACGCATACGCCAGCGGCAAGCGCCTGCACAACGCTACCGATGGAATGCAGTTTATATCCAGTCTTAGCGTCCATGCGTGAAAATTGCGTCACCACCCAAAAATAACTATCGTTCGCGTGAGAAACGCACATGGACCCCGCCCCAATGGCAACCACCGTCAATGCGATTTGGTTGGGCGTTGTGAACCCGAGCGAGTTCATCATCGAACTGAGTATTGTCGCTGTGGTGATGATTGCTACGGTTGAGGAGCCTTGGGCGGTCTTAATCGCAGCCGCTAAAACAAACGGCAGCCAGACCCCCAACTCCCACTGCGACAGCGGGCCGCTGACCGCATCAGCAACGCCGGAGTTTTGCAGCACTTTACCAAATGAACCGCCCGCGCCAGTAATCAAGATAATCATCGCAGCGTTATTCAATCCTTGCCCGATCCAGCTGTTGCTAACGCTCCATGCGCGGGTTAGCGTCATGGCGAGCGCGACGCCGATCATCAATGCGACCACCGGGCTTCCTAAAAAAATGAAGCCGTCGCGTACTGCGCCTGCGCCAAGCGGTTCGGTCGGATATTTTGCGATGGATTGCATGACGATCAATGCGATTGGAACCAAAATCGGCAGAATGGAATGAAGAGCAGACGGCGCCGATTGTACAATAGATAAAATTTCGTCTTCGCTATGTTCAGGGTCAGGGTCAATTGAAATCCGAGATGCAATGTTGACCGCAAACAACCACCCCGCCAGTAATGCAACCGCGCTGACCGGCAAACCAAATAGAATCACCAACCCTAAATCAGCGTTCAATAATCCCGCTGCAGCGATTGGCCCCGGCGTTGGAGGAACCATAGTATGCGTCGCGTAGAGGCCAAGCGCCAATGCGACGGAGCCAGCGGCGAGGCTCACGCCGCCGCGCTTGCACAACGCTTTATTTAGCGGCGATAGAATCACAAAGCCGGAGTCGCAAAAAACAGGGACGGAAACAACATAGCCAACCAGCCCCATCGCCAGCGGCGCATTGTTGCGTCCCGTGATTTTCAAAACGCTTTCAGCCAATGCGTAAGCGCCGCCGGATTTTTCCAGATAGACGCCGATGATGGTCCCCGCAGCGATCACGATGCCAATGTTGCCCAGGGTCCCGCCAAAACCGTTGTTGATTGACGCGACCACGTCCGCTGCAGGCATTCCAACGGCTAATCCATATCCAAATGCGGCCAAGAGCAGCGCGAGAAATGGATGCAACCGCAACCATGCCGTCGAGAGGATAATAAATAAGACGGCGCCAAGTAGTAGGTAAATTGCTGTCATTGTCCCCATCCAATATATCGTTCAGTATATCCGCATTATACAAAATTTTGGGTTCATCCGGTAAGTGAGTACTTGCATTGATGGATGGTCGTGATTTTGATTATGAAAACGTATCCCGGCGCATCAAAAATTGACAAACCAAATCAGGCATGGGTGCAACTCAGGAAGCGCCTGTGCATAAGGGCCTGAAAGCCCGCACTGAAGCGAGCAGAGCTGTACCCATACCACATGCAGCAAAATCTCAATTCAATTTATAAAATAAAGTATCCAATTTACGGAAGAACAAAATTTTGAGAATTGAGAGAGACGGCTATAATTCATCCTCAACTTGAATTGAATCTCACAAACAGAAAGCGCTTGTTATGAAACGACGATCTTTTATTCAATCTTCAGCCATCGCCGCATCTCCGTTTATACTGCCTGCCGCCATACGGTCCGCTGCGGCAATACCCAATGAATACGCGGCGGACGTGGTAATTGTCGGCGGCGGGCTTGGCGGATGCGCAGCGGCGTTGTCGGCGTTAAAAAACGGATTGCGCGTAGTGATGACCGAAGAAACCGATTGGATTGGCGGTCAGCCGACGTCGCAAGCGGTCCCGTTTGACGAACATCCCTGGATCGAACAGTTCGGCGCGCCGCGCAGTTACCGCGAATTACGGACCGGCATCCGCGACTATTACAAACGCAACTACCCGCTGACCGCCGCCAAGATGCGCGATGCGAACCTAAACCCCGGCAATGGCTGGGTAAGCCGCATTGGCTGCGAACCCAAAGCCGTATTGGCGGTCTTACAAAATTTATTCGCTCCCTACTTGAGCAGTCGCCAATTGGCGCTTTTGCTTGAGCATCGCCCTGTCACGGCTGAGATGGACGGCGACCGCGTCGCTTCCGTCATCATGCACGATGTTCGCAACAACCATCAAACTACGCTCACCGCGCCCTACTTCATTGACGCGACGGAACTCGGCGACCTCTTGCCGTTAACCAATACGGAATACGTCACGGGGTTTGAAGCGCAGTCGGACACGGGCGAAGAACTGGCGCCGTCTGAAGCCCAGCCAGACAACATGCAAGCAGCGACTTGGTGCTTTGTGATAGATTACCTGAAGGACGAAGATCATACCATTGAAAAGCCGGAACAGTATAACATTTGGAGAGACTACGTCCCGCAGTTGACACCGCCCTGGCCGGGCAAACTGTTAAGTTTCACCTACTCTGCCCCGAATGGCCCAAGCAATGCGCGTACGCTTGGCTTTGATCCAACAGGCGACACGATGGGTTGGTTTAATTACCGCCGCATTATCGACGACGCCAACTTTACGCCGGGCGCCTATCCCGGAGACGCCGCCGTCGTAAACTGGCCGCAAAATGATTATCTCGAAGGCAACCTGTTTGACGTTTCAGAAGAAGAACGCAAGAAGCATTGGAGCGGCGCACAACAGCTTTCGCTCTCGTTATTATATTGGCTGCAAACCGAAGCGCCGCGTCCTGACGGCGGGGTCGGATGGTCGGGGCTGCGCTTGCGCGGCGACATGACGGGAACCTCTCACGGACTCGCGAAGTATCCCTACATTCGTGAAGCGCGGCGCATCCGCGCAGAATTCACGGTCGTCGCCGAACATGTCTGGGCGGAACCGCTCAGCAAAGCCCAAAAAGTCCCGCTGCATGATGCAAAGGCGGAATCGTTTTATGACAGCGTCGGCGTCGGCAGTTACCGCATCGACCTCCACCCATCAACCGGCGGCGACAATTATGTCGATATCCCGACATGCCCGTTTCAAATTCCATTGGGCGCGTTGATCCCCAAGCGCGTTGAAAATTTGGTTCCCGCTTGCAAGAACATCGGCACGACCCATCTCACCAATGGGACCTACCGTCTGCACCCAGTCGAATGGAACATTGGAGAATCAGCGGGGGCATTGGTCGCGTATTGCTTGAACAAAAAAGAACCGCCGCGCGGCGTACGCAACAAAGAGACGTTATTGAAAGAGTTTCAATCGAAACTACGCGCGCAAGGCGTCGAGTTGGAATGGCCAAGCATTCGAGTGAGATAATTTTTCGCCTTTGTATTTGGCGTGCATTCCCGTAGGAGCCCCCCTCAAAAAAAGAGTGGGGAGGCTTTTAAAGCCATCTCAATAATTTTTAGTTCGAATTTCGTTTTCATTTATATAAAGACAGATAACCTATTCAGGCATGGGGGCGACTCTGGGAGCGCCTGTGCATAAGGGCCTGAAAGCCCGCACTGAAGCGAGCAGAGTTGTACCCATGCCTGAAAACATTAATGATTCAATTGTTTGTGATGGTTTCGAGTAATACGTGCGGTTTGATTTTTACAACTGCGTCTATCGCTGAATCGCTGGTCCGCCGTAGCCGATACGGGCGCGCTTAACGCAAGTATTTTTTCAAACACTCTAATAAAAGAAGGCGTCTCGATTGAGACGCCTTCTTGATATACGTATTTTTTGGTGAACTAGCGGTAGATAAACCATCCATCAACCGCAGAGGCAACCGGAAACTCGGCGTCATATTCCACTTGACCGCGAATTTCACCGGCAGGGTTCGCCGATGTATGAACATTGATATACGCCTGTTCGGCGAGGATCAGTTTGAGATGGTCTTCCGACAGCGCTGCTTCGCCGCTGGTTTCCGTCGAAAACGCTTGCGAGATTGCAATCAACACGCCGCCCGATTCACTGGCCCCGCCCTCATGAAAATGCGACGCAGTAATGTTGTCTAACCCAGTGACGGTTAGCGTCCAACTGATTAATGACCAGTCGTTGCTGATTGAAATCGACGCCGCACCCACGCCTGAAGAGTCGATTGGCGTCGGTTGTTTTGCGCCCGACAACTCAGATTTGAACGCGTAGGGTTCATCTGTAATTTGCCCGCGAATTTCACCGCCGGGGTTCTCGCTGGTATGAACATTCACGTAGAGCGAGCCATTGGCGAGGCGCTCTGCGTCAGCGGTGTCAATCGTTATCGTACCTGACGACTG contains:
- a CDS encoding alpha-L-fucosidase, which encodes MKRRTALQLGAGAMGALTIGANSYAAQTKILPASAESLDEWRKMRFGMFIHWGPVSLTGKEIGWSRASETNETKTRWQEYDQLYKRFNPESFDADEWVSVAQDTGMKYVVLTSRHHDGFCLWDSAYTDYDIMSTPFRRDVLKELTDACKQKGVAFGPYFSICDWRNPDYGYSHHAQAGYTPEGGEPNFDRFVEYNQNQLREQIEKYGPYLVFWFDGEWEKPWTHERGVELNNFCRELQSSVLINNRVDTGRKGMEGMSINDGVQYAGDFGTPEQRVGLFNRDTPWETCMTIGKQWSWKPDDEIKSLKECLHTLIQTIGGDGNLLFNVGPMPDGRIEPRQVERLRKMGEWIKAHQDAIYETRGGPYMPGEWGAATCKGNKIYLFVMSETGATLKLPPLPQAPEMVKLLNGPILNHQQDGESLRIELGARKRDPIATVIELRVKGEAFKIEPIKV
- a CDS encoding sulfatase, with the translated sequence MNTQLNRNQFMKLLGCGAASLAAPQAFSADTAKRPNIVFIFTDDHASHAISAYGSLINHTPNIDRIANEGVRFDNCFCTNSICAPSRAVIQTGKHSFVNGVLTNREAFDGDQQTFPKLLKQAGYETAMIGKWHLKSEPTGFDFWNVLIGQGPYYNPPMRTPQGQVKHTGYTTDIITDIALNWMQEQRDPDKPFMAMIQHKAPHRNWQPGPKYLNKYDDIDLYEPDNLFDDYENRTSAAKTQEMEVARHLTPNDLKFTQPRNFTPEQLEAWNAAYGPKNELFEKMNLKGKDLVRWKYQRYMKDYLRCIASVDENIGRVLDYLDDSGLAENTLVIYSSDQGFYLGDHGWFDKRWMYEESLRMPLVARWPGVIDRGTVNRDLVQNLDFAETFLDVAGASIPADMQGASIKPILQGETPDDWRDAIYYHYHEFPAEHQVQRHYGIRTQRYKLIHYYLIDEWELFDLEKDPREMNSVYGEKDYNVIGHHLKDELYRLQKQYGDETAKPYEEA
- a CDS encoding YaiO family outer membrane beta-barrel protein — protein: MIATLFFIVICAQPTDSLQSAKQAMEAQSYQAAIELYQSALKAEPDLYDAQVGLARAFSASGQYDESESIYSQLLDKNSDNHDVRLLRGILYGWMKRYGDAQSDLVQVVDAVPEYADAWSALGNVYLWSKQYEAAVEAYSKWAALNPDAYEPLSARAKAYAAMGDEDLAKADALSAKERGASENDVQAILDRIDEKRQWQAALRYAFDSLSGPRSDWHQYSLEVQRKFDQGSITLQGTRYHRYHQEDEALKFDGYLDLWEGAYGNLSFQIASDVDFLPQTDIRIEVFQSLYETWEVSANYRRMNFATDDVDIFGVGFGKYIGPFYVRVAESFTTSGNHVLNTTALTARYYLNDDSFLEASGGIGEEVIAIAAGPVLQTVDTAFFEIRAQHYFSDQLGAYVGYTYYDLDQIWTKHGVVFGLMLRW
- a CDS encoding GntP family permease, whose translation is MTAIYLLLGAVLFIILSTAWLRLHPFLALLLAAFGYGLAVGMPAADVVASINNGFGGTLGNIGIVIAAGTIIGVYLEKSGGAYALAESVLKITGRNNAPLAMGLVGYVVSVPVFCDSGFVILSPLNKALCKRGGVSLAAGSVALALGLYATHTMVPPTPGPIAAAGLLNADLGLVILFGLPVSAVALLAGWLFAVNIASRISIDPDPEHSEDEILSIVQSAPSALHSILPILVPIALIVMQSIAKYPTEPLGAGAVRDGFIFLGSPVVALMIGVALAMTLTRAWSVSNSWIGQGLNNAAMIILITGAGGSFGKVLQNSGVADAVSGPLSQWELGVWLPFVLAAAIKTAQGSSTVAIITTATILSSMMNSLGFTTPNQIALTVVAIGAGSMCVSHANDSYFWVVTQFSRMDAKTGYKLHSIGSVVQALAAGVCVWLLSNVFG
- a CDS encoding FAD-dependent oxidoreductase, producing the protein MKRRSFIQSSAIAASPFILPAAIRSAAAIPNEYAADVVIVGGGLGGCAAALSALKNGLRVVMTEETDWIGGQPTSQAVPFDEHPWIEQFGAPRSYRELRTGIRDYYKRNYPLTAAKMRDANLNPGNGWVSRIGCEPKAVLAVLQNLFAPYLSSRQLALLLEHRPVTAEMDGDRVASVIMHDVRNNHQTTLTAPYFIDATELGDLLPLTNTEYVTGFEAQSDTGEELAPSEAQPDNMQAATWCFVIDYLKDEDHTIEKPEQYNIWRDYVPQLTPPWPGKLLSFTYSAPNGPSNARTLGFDPTGDTMGWFNYRRIIDDANFTPGAYPGDAAVVNWPQNDYLEGNLFDVSEEERKKHWSGAQQLSLSLLYWLQTEAPRPDGGVGWSGLRLRGDMTGTSHGLAKYPYIREARRIRAEFTVVAEHVWAEPLSKAQKVPLHDAKAESFYDSVGVGSYRIDLHPSTGGDNYVDIPTCPFQIPLGALIPKRVENLVPACKNIGTTHLTNGTYRLHPVEWNIGESAGALVAYCLNKKEPPRGVRNKETLLKEFQSKLRAQGVELEWPSIRVR